One Mycolicibacterium fallax genomic window, CGGAGAACCGGTCCCCCACCCGCTGAGTCAGCAGCAGGTAGCTGCCCCACCCGACGGCGCCGGCGGCGGCGAACCCGATGCCCGCCGGATCGATGTCACCGAGCCACGGCTCGGTCAGCAGCACCACCCCGCACATCGCCAGCACCGGCCAGGCCAGCCCGGCCCGGGAGTGGCTGCGCACCGCCGCGACGGTCAGCGGCCCGAGGAACTCGATCGCCACCGCGGTGCCCAGCGGAATCCGGTCGATCGCGGCCAGGAACACCACGCTCATCAGGCCGCTGACCACGCCCAGCGCCAGCAGGGCCGGCAGATCCGGGCGGCGGATCTCCCGCAGCGGCGGGCGGGCCAGCAGCAGGAAGATCAGTGCGCCCGCGGTCAGCCGCAGCCAGGCCGTGCCCGCCGAGCCGATCTGCGCGATCAGGCCGACCGACAGCGCCGAGCCGAGCTGCACCGACAGCATCGCCGCCACCGCCAGGGCCCACGGCGGGACGCCGCGCCGGCTCGGCCCGGCCGCGTCACCGGGGTCGGCTTCACTCATCGGAGGCGTCCGGCCGCGGCGGCGCAGTGCCGGGTTCGATTACCGCCAGGGCGAACCGCGCGGGGCTGGCATGCGGATTGGTGTAGCGGTGCTCGACGTCGCCGGGGAACGCGATGGCGTCGCCGGGGCCCAGCGCGGTGGGCCGGCCGTCGACCTCCACGGTCAGCGCGCCGGCCAGCACGTGCAGCAGTTCCCGGGTGCCCTCGGGGTGCGCCGCGCGGGTGTGCGTCTCGCCGGGCCCCAGCGTCCAGTCCCACAGTCCGACCGGACCCGGCGATGCGGTGCCGGCGACCAGCACCCCGCGCCCGCCGGCCGGACCGGTCCACCGCACCGCGGCGTCGGCGGCCCGGGTGACCCGGATCGGTTTGGGGTCGGGCGGGGCGACCAGCCTGGGCAGCCCGGTCCCCAGCGCGTCGGCCAGCCGCAGCAAGGTGCCCACGCTGGGATTGACCGCCCCCGCTTCGACGCTGACGATCATCCGCCGGCTCAGCCCGGCGGCGGCGGCCAACTGATCCAGCGTCCAGCCCCGGGCCCGGCGCCGCTGCTTGACCCGGGCGCCGATCGCGTCGGCGAGCCGGGCCGCATCCCCATCCACAGATGCACGATAGCGCCCTAACGGGGCAGCAAAAGGCGGGGTTTTCCCGGTGCCGTGGCGCCGCGGCCCGGATGTGCCACAGTGGTGCGGACTCGGGGGCAGGACCGCCGAGCATCTCGCCCCGGCACCTCGCCCCGGCCACCAGGAGATCCGTGATGACCGACCGCTCGCTGCTGCCGCCCGGACGTCCCGAGGACGTGCTGAACTTCGTCGGCGACGGCAGCCAACTCGTGGTGCCGCTGGCCCTCGGCGAGCCGCCCACCCTGATCAAGACCCTGGAAGACAACTGCGAGCGATTCACCGGGGTGCGCATCCACCAAATGGATCCGCTGCAGTCGCACCGCTACATCCGCGGCGAGTTCGGCGACCGGTTGCGGCACGTCTGCTACTACCTGGGACCGGGATCACGCCAGGCGTACTGGGACGGCACCTGCGACCTGGTGCCCAACCACTTCTCCGAAATGCCGCTGATCCTGCGCCGGGTCAAGCCGGACCTGGTGCTGGCCCGCGCCGCCGGACCCGACGAGCACGGCTACTTCAGCCTCGGCACCAACTCCGACTACACCGCCACCTTCATCGGCAACGTGCCGTTCTTCCTCGAGGTCAGCCCCGAGGTCCCGTTCACCTACGGCAGCAACCTGATTCACCACAGCCAGCTGGTCGGCTGGACCAAGACCGACGCCGGGTTCCCGGAGCACCGGCAGCGCGAACCCTCCGCCACCGACCGGGCGATCGCGGACCTGGTCGCCGAGCGGGTCGCCGACGGCTCCTGCATCCAGGTCGGCATCGGCTCGGTGCCCGACGCACTGCTGGGCGCCCTGCACGGCCACCGCGAACTCGGCATCCACACCGAGGTGATGGCCGACGGCCTGATGCAGCTGGTGGAGTCCGGCGCGGCAACCGGTACCCGCAAGCGCCACCACCGCAACAAGCACGTCGCGACGTTCGCCATCGGCTCCCCCGAGCTGATGCGCTGGCTGCACCGCAACCCGGCGGTCAGCATGTCGGCGGTGGACTGGACCAACGATCCCCGGGTCATCGCCGGAGAGCCGAACTTCGTGTCGATCAACGCCACCACCGAGGTCGATCTGATGGGCCAGGCGGCCAGCGAGACGATCGCCGGCCGGTACTGGTCGTCCTCCGGCGGCCAGGCCGACTTCGCCCGCGGCGCAATGTATTCCGAGAACGGCAAGGCCTTCTTGGTGCTGCACTCCACCACCAGCAAGGGGATCGGCCGGATCCGCGCGACGCTCACCCCGGGCAGCGTGGTCACCACGCTGAAGAACACCGTCGACAACGTGGTCACCGAGTACGGGGTGGCCGAACTGCGCGGCGCCAGCCTGCACGAACGCGCCAAGCGGCTGATCGCCATCGCGCACCCCGATCACCGCGACGAGCTGCGGTTCGAGGCCCGCAAGTCCGGAATTCTGCACTGACCGCGGCGGCGCGGCAGGCCCGGTCGCGGTAGCCTGCCCGCCATGTCCGATTCCCTCACCGCCCGCCTGGACAACTTCGCACCGGTGGTGCTGAGCGTCTTCCGCATCATCGTCGGGCTCGGCTTCCTGGCCCACGGCAGCTCCAAGCTGTTCGGCTACCCCGGTGGCCCGGCGCTGCCGCTGGCCGCCGGCTCGGCGTGGTGGGCCGGTGTCATCGAGGTCGCGGCCGGTGTTCTGCTGACCCTGGGGCTGTTCACCCGGGCGGCGGCCTTCCTGGGCTCGGGCACCATGGCGGTGGCCTATTTCACCGCGCATGCGCCCGCCGACTTCTGGCCGCTGCGCAACGGCGGTGAACCCGCGGTGCTGTACTGCTTCGCACTGTTTCTGCTGGTCTTCACCGGCCCCGGCTCGATCGCCGTGCTGCGGCGTTGAGCGCCCGGTAAGTTCGACGGCATGTCTGAGGCTGCTGCCCCGTCGCGACCGACCAGCATCGGTGTGCTCACCAGCGGCGGCGATGCGCCCGGCATGAACGCGGCGGTGCGGGCCGTGGTGCGGACCGCCGCCCACCACGGGGTGCCGGCGTGCGCGATCCACGAGGGGCTCAAGGGCCTGGTGTACGGCGGGGACCTGATCCGGCCGATGACACCCGCGGACACCGGCGGCATCCTGCACCGCGGCGGCACGGTGATCGGCACCGCCCGGTGCAAGGAGTTCCGCACCCGGGAGGGCCGCCGCGCCGCGGCCCGCAACATGGTCGACCGCGGCATCGACGCGCTGGTGGCCATCGGCGGCGACGGCACCCTGACCGGCTGCGACGTCTTTCGCCGGGAGTGGCCGGAGCTGCTGGCCGAACTGGTGGAGGCCGGCGAGCTGTCCCCCGAGGCGGCCGCCGCGCATCCCGAACTGCGGCTGGTCGGGCTGGTCGGGTCGATCGACAACGACATGTCCGGCACCGACATGACCATCGGCGCCGACACCGCCCTGCACCGCATCGTCGAGGCGCTGGACGCGCTGCGCAGCACCGCCTCCAGCCACCAGCGCACCTTCGTCGTGGAGGTGATGGGCCGGCAGTGCGGCTACCTGGCCCTGATGTCCTCCATCGCGACGGCCGCGAACTGGGTGCTGCTGCCCGAGCAGCCACCGGCCGCGGACTGGCGCGAGCAGATGTGCCGGGACCTGCGGGCCGGCCGGGAGATCGGCCGGCGACAGAGCATCGTCGTGGTCGCCGAGGGCGCCCGCGACGTCGACGGCAACCCGATCACCTCCACCGAGGTCCGCGATCTGCTGGAATCCGAGCTCGGCGAGGACGCCCGGATCACCATCCTGGGCCACGTCCAGCGCGGCGGGGCACCCAGCGCCTTCGACCGCTACCTGGCCACCCTGCTCGGCAGCGCCGCCGTCGAGCACCTGCTGGACAGCGCGCCCGGCACCCCGGCCCAGCTGATCGGGCTGAAGGAGAACCGGGTGGTGGCCTCCCCGCTGATGGAATGCGTGCAACGCACCCGGGCGGTCGCCGACCGGATCGCCGAGCGCGATTTCGACGGGGCGATGCGGTTGCGCGGCGGCAGCTTCCTGCGGTCCCACAACATCCTGCGGACCGTGCAGCAGGCCGCGCCGCGGCGCCCGGTGGAGAACCGGCGGCGCAACCGGATCGCGGTCGTGCACGGTGGCGGCCCGGCGCCGGGGATGAACGCCGCGGTCCGCGCCGCGGTGCGGCTGGGGCTGGACCGCGGCTACGAGGTGCTGGCCGTGCGCGGCGGGTTCCGCGGCCTGCGGCGCGGCGACATTCACGAGATGAGCTGGATGGACGTCAGCGGGTGGGTGTCCGACGGCGGCGCCGAGCTGGGCACCAACCGATTCGTGCCCGGCGAGGAGGACCTCGCCTCGATCGCCGAGCAGCTGGCCGCGCACCGCGTCGACGCGCTGCTGATGGCCGGCGGGTGGTCCGGCTATGAGTCCGCCTACGTGCTGCACAGCAATCGCGACCGGTTTCGTGAGCTGGACATCCCGATCGTCTGCATGCCGATGACGATCAGCAACGGGGTGCCCGGCACCGAGTTGAGCATCGGCGCGGACACCGCGCTGAACAACATCATCGCCGACGTCGACAAGATCCAGCAGTCCGCGGTCGCCACCCGCCGGGTGTTCGTCGTCGAGGTGATGGGCCAGCGCTGCGGTTATCTGGCGCTGCTGTCCGGCATCTCGGCCGGCGCCGAACGCATCTACCTGCCCGAGGACGGCGTCACCCTCGACCAGTTGACCGCCGACGTGCACGCGCTGGAGGAGAACTTCCGCTCCGGCAAGCGGCTGGGGCTGATCATCCGCGGCGAGGGCGCCGACCCGGTGTACACCACCGAGTTCATCACCTCGCTGTTCCAGAAGGAGGGCGGCGACCTGTTCGACGCCCGGCGGGCCGTGCTCGGCCACATCCAGGAGGGCGGCGACCCGTCGCCCTTCGACCGGGTGCACGCCACCAGCCTGACCGCGCACTGCATCTGGTACCTGGCCGAGCAGCTGGAGACCGGCTCAAAGGCCAGCGCGATGCTCGGGTTCCAGTCCGGCAGAATGCAATTCACCGATCTGACCAGCTACCCGGTGCTCATCGACCCCCGCACCCGGCGCCCCCGCGAGCAGCGCTGGCTGGCCCGTCGTCAACTCGCCCGAATCATGGGCAGCTGAGATGTGCGTCCAGACCGGCGCACTCGAGGATCACGACACAGCGGCCGAGGCCGGCGAGGTGCGCGCGCTGATCGACGGGCTCGGCATCCCCGGAATCATCGACGTGCACACCCATTTCATGCCGGATTCGGTGCTGCGCAAGGTGTGGCACTACTTCGACCGGGTCGGCGAGCGCGCCGCGCCGTGGCCGATCACCTACCGCCACCAGGAGGATGTCCGGCTGGCCGCGCTGCGCGGCTTCGGGGTGCAGACCTTCAGCTCGCTGGTCTACCCGCACAAGCCGGAGATGGCGGCGTGGCTCAACGGCTGGGCCGCGGAGTTCGCCGACCGCACCCTGGACTGCCTGCGGACCGCCACCTTCTATCCCGAACCCTCGGCCGCGCAGTATGTTCCGGCCGCGCTGGCCGACGGGGCACAGATCTTCAAATCGCACATCCAGGTCGGCGCCTACGATCCGCGCGACCCACTGCTGGAGCCGGTGTGGTCGGCGCTGGAGGCGGCCGGCACCCCGGTGATCATCCACGCCGGTTCCGGGCCCGAGCCCGGTCCGTACACCGGCATAGCGCCGATCGCCGAGGTGCTGGACCGGCACCCCGAGCTGGTCGCCGTGATCGCACACCTGGGCATGCCGGAGTACCGGGAGTTCCTCGACCTGGCCGAACGGCACCCAAACGTGCACCTGGACACCACCATGGCGTTCACCGGGTACGTCGAGGCGATGCACCCGTTCCCGGTGACCGAGCGGACCCGGCTGCGCGCATTGGGTGAGCGGATCGTGTTCGGCAGCGACTTCCCCAACATCCCGTATCGCTACCTCGACGCGGTCCGCTCGATCATCGACCTGGATCTCGGCGACGACTGGGCGGCCGGGGTGCTCTACGGCAACGGCGCCCGGCTGTTCGGGCCGCCGCGCGGCGCCCGGGCCTGACCGCCGGCGGCTACTGGGCCTGCCAGTCGTCGGCCTGCAGGGTGGAGAAGTCCTTGTGCGCCAGGCCCGCAACGGTACCGCCGTCGACGACGAACTCCGCGCCGGTGGAGTACGACGATTCGTCGCTGGCCAGGTACACCACCAGGTTGGACACCTCGATCGGATCGGCGGCCCGACCCAGCGCGGTCTGGAAGATGTCCTCGGGCACCCCGACGATCATCGGGGTCCGGATCAGCCCCGGGTGCACCGAGTTCACCCGGATCCCCCACTGGCCCAGCTCAAGTGCGGCGGATTTGGTGATGCCGCGCACCCCGAACTTGGCCGCGGTGTAGCCGTGCGTCATCGCGGTGCCGGCCAGGCCCTCGATCGAGGAGATGTTGACGATCGAGCCGCCGCCGGCGTCGCGCAGCGCGGGCACCGAGGCGCGCATCCCGAGGAACACCCCGGTCAGGTTGATGTCGATGATCCGCTGCCAGTCGCCCAGGTCGTAGCCCTCGACGGTGCCGACATTGATGATCCCGGCGTTGTTGACCAGCACGTCCAGCCGGCCGAAGGCCGCCACGGTGGCCGCCACCGCCGCGGCCCAGCCGTCGGCATCGGTGACGTCCAGGTGCACGTAGCGCGCGGCGTCGCCGAGTTCGGCGGCCACCGCCGCGCCCTCGTCGTCGAGCAGATCGGCGAGCATCACCGAGGCGCCCTGGGCGACCATCGCGGCGGCGTGCGAGGCGCCCATGCCGCGGGCGCCGCCGCTGATCAGCGCGACCTTGCCGGCCAGTCGTTGGGTCATGAATCCTCCTGGGTGGGAATGGGTTTGGGGGTTTGGGCGGGTCTGTGGGTCTGAAGTTCCTCGGGCCCGGAATTCTTCGGCTCCGGGGATCACCCGAAGTCGTAGTCGGCCGGGTCGGGCCGGCTGGTGCGGGCCCAGTAGTCCGAGAGCCGGCCGCCGTAGAGCGTCGGCACCTCACCGGTGGAGTTGCGGAAGTAACTGTTGACGATCTTCGGGTGGGTGTAGACCTGGGTGCGCAGCAACTCCTGGTTGGTGCGGGTGTAGTCCGCGCACACGTCGGCGCGCGGGGTCAGTGCCCGCGCGCCGGAGGCCAGCAGCATGTCGATGCAGCCCAGCGCGTAGCGGGCCTGGCATTCGGAGTTGTAGATGATGCTGGCGCCGTTGACCGCATTGGTGCCGGGGCCGTACATGCAGAACAGGTTCGGAAACTCCGGCACCGTCACCCCCAGGTAGGCGTACGGCGAATCCCCCCACGCCTCGGCGAGATCGCGGCCGCCCCGCCCGCGCACGGTGATCGGCCCGAGTTGG contains:
- a CDS encoding EamA family transporter yields the protein MSEADPGDAAGPSRRGVPPWALAVAAMLSVQLGSALSVGLIAQIGSAGTAWLRLTAGALIFLLLARPPLREIRRPDLPALLALGVVSGLMSVVFLAAIDRIPLGTAVAIEFLGPLTVAAVRSHSRAGLAWPVLAMCGVVLLTEPWLGDIDPAGIGFAAAGAVGWGSYLLLTQRVGDRFSGITGLTLTIPIAAATAAVVGVPQAAGQLDLPIVLTAVGLALLLPVIPFALEMAALRRMTHTAFGTLAALEPAIGTFIGLIVLHQRPSWPQALGVLLVVGAGAAAQRGGRRRDADPVATGSGAEPW
- a CDS encoding helix-turn-helix domain-containing protein, which translates into the protein MDGDAARLADAIGARVKQRRRARGWTLDQLAAAAGLSRRMIVSVEAGAVNPSVGTLLRLADALGTGLPRLVAPPDPKPIRVTRAADAAVRWTGPAGGRGVLVAGTASPGPVGLWDWTLGPGETHTRAAHPEGTRELLHVLAGALTVEVDGRPTALGPGDAIAFPGDVEHRYTNPHASPARFALAVIEPGTAPPRPDASDE
- a CDS encoding acetyl-CoA hydrolase/transferase family protein, producing MTDRSLLPPGRPEDVLNFVGDGSQLVVPLALGEPPTLIKTLEDNCERFTGVRIHQMDPLQSHRYIRGEFGDRLRHVCYYLGPGSRQAYWDGTCDLVPNHFSEMPLILRRVKPDLVLARAAGPDEHGYFSLGTNSDYTATFIGNVPFFLEVSPEVPFTYGSNLIHHSQLVGWTKTDAGFPEHRQREPSATDRAIADLVAERVADGSCIQVGIGSVPDALLGALHGHRELGIHTEVMADGLMQLVESGAATGTRKRHHRNKHVATFAIGSPELMRWLHRNPAVSMSAVDWTNDPRVIAGEPNFVSINATTEVDLMGQAASETIAGRYWSSSGGQADFARGAMYSENGKAFLVLHSTTSKGIGRIRATLTPGSVVTTLKNTVDNVVTEYGVAELRGASLHERAKRLIAIAHPDHRDELRFEARKSGILH
- a CDS encoding DoxX family protein, whose amino-acid sequence is MSDSLTARLDNFAPVVLSVFRIIVGLGFLAHGSSKLFGYPGGPALPLAAGSAWWAGVIEVAAGVLLTLGLFTRAAAFLGSGTMAVAYFTAHAPADFWPLRNGGEPAVLYCFALFLLVFTGPGSIAVLRR
- a CDS encoding 6-phosphofructokinase, translating into MSEAAAPSRPTSIGVLTSGGDAPGMNAAVRAVVRTAAHHGVPACAIHEGLKGLVYGGDLIRPMTPADTGGILHRGGTVIGTARCKEFRTREGRRAAARNMVDRGIDALVAIGGDGTLTGCDVFRREWPELLAELVEAGELSPEAAAAHPELRLVGLVGSIDNDMSGTDMTIGADTALHRIVEALDALRSTASSHQRTFVVEVMGRQCGYLALMSSIATAANWVLLPEQPPAADWREQMCRDLRAGREIGRRQSIVVVAEGARDVDGNPITSTEVRDLLESELGEDARITILGHVQRGGAPSAFDRYLATLLGSAAVEHLLDSAPGTPAQLIGLKENRVVASPLMECVQRTRAVADRIAERDFDGAMRLRGGSFLRSHNILRTVQQAAPRRPVENRRRNRIAVVHGGGPAPGMNAAVRAAVRLGLDRGYEVLAVRGGFRGLRRGDIHEMSWMDVSGWVSDGGAELGTNRFVPGEEDLASIAEQLAAHRVDALLMAGGWSGYESAYVLHSNRDRFRELDIPIVCMPMTISNGVPGTELSIGADTALNNIIADVDKIQQSAVATRRVFVVEVMGQRCGYLALLSGISAGAERIYLPEDGVTLDQLTADVHALEENFRSGKRLGLIIRGEGADPVYTTEFITSLFQKEGGDLFDARRAVLGHIQEGGDPSPFDRVHATSLTAHCIWYLAEQLETGSKASAMLGFQSGRMQFTDLTSYPVLIDPRTRRPREQRWLARRQLARIMGS
- a CDS encoding amidohydrolase family protein — translated: MCVQTGALEDHDTAAEAGEVRALIDGLGIPGIIDVHTHFMPDSVLRKVWHYFDRVGERAAPWPITYRHQEDVRLAALRGFGVQTFSSLVYPHKPEMAAWLNGWAAEFADRTLDCLRTATFYPEPSAAQYVPAALADGAQIFKSHIQVGAYDPRDPLLEPVWSALEAAGTPVIIHAGSGPEPGPYTGIAPIAEVLDRHPELVAVIAHLGMPEYREFLDLAERHPNVHLDTTMAFTGYVEAMHPFPVTERTRLRALGERIVFGSDFPNIPYRYLDAVRSIIDLDLGDDWAAGVLYGNGARLFGPPRGARA
- a CDS encoding SDR family oxidoreductase, which encodes MTQRLAGKVALISGGARGMGASHAAAMVAQGASVMLADLLDDEGAAVAAELGDAARYVHLDVTDADGWAAAVAATVAAFGRLDVLVNNAGIINVGTVEGYDLGDWQRIIDINLTGVFLGMRASVPALRDAGGGSIVNISSIEGLAGTAMTHGYTAAKFGVRGITKSAALELGQWGIRVNSVHPGLIRTPMIVGVPEDIFQTALGRAADPIEVSNLVVYLASDESSYSTGAEFVVDGGTVAGLAHKDFSTLQADDWQAQ